Below is a window of Cydia splendana chromosome 3, ilCydSple1.2, whole genome shotgun sequence DNA.
ccgtggccacagtccagctccatcatcagaccctgagtactaacttgtgtcaaagattttgttgcgacgaatcgaacgaagccaaacacgaagtggtttagttgcatggttgattggtaccggtcaccaccttccggatccatcatcagaccctcagtactaccttgtgtcaaagaccttgttgcgacaaatcaaaccagcccaaacacgaagtggttcagttacatggtagactgttacccgtggccaccttccagctccatcatcagatcctgagtactatcttgtgtctaaggtcttgttgagacgaatcaaacgagcctaaacacgaagtggtgtagttgcatggttgattggtaccggtgaccaccttccggctccaacatcagaccctgagtactatcttgtgtcaaagatcttatagaaacgaataaaacgagcctaaacacgaagtggtttagtggcatggttgattggtaccggtgaccacctgccggctccatcatcagaccctgagtactatcttgtgtcaaagatcttgttgagacgaatcaaacgagcctaaacacgaagtggtttagttgcatggttgattggtaccggtgaccaccttccggctccatcatcagaccctgagtattatcttgtgccaaagatcttgttgagacgaatcaaaccagcccaaacacgaagtggtttagttgcatggttgattggtactggtgaccaccttccggctccatcatcagaccctgagtactatcttaagtcaaagatcttgttgagccgaatcaaacgagcccaaacacgaagtggtttagttgcatggttgattggtaccggtgaccaccttccggctccatcatcagaccctgagtactatcttgtgtcaaagatcttgttgagatgaataaaacgagcctaaacacgaagtggtttagttgcatggttgattggtaccggtgaccaccttccggctccatcatcagaccctgagtactatcttgagtcaaataaatacatatagaatgtcaggtcgtttcaaatatttttaatcctgtccggtagtttattaaactgtaccattataaattataatactataaaaacagtgctaggatcaaagtctctcgttgcggtttacacgcacacagtatagcgttttacacggcgcccgccgcacacaatgataaaaaacctcgtcgtcgctgttgaaaatgtgcggagtcgaccgacacacgtcctgcctctacaagctctgccgcggcactgagctggcgcagcgcgcgtcatcggtaatatagagtagttttcaaaaaattgccaaaaaattatagtagaatttcataaacactaatgtataccaacagtataagcaaacgttgcagattgcttgagtatgaaaatgacttcgatattaagtagattttcgtaggaattgacacttgtttcggagagaaaatcgagttcgttttactttgattttctctttctcaaaggtatgtaggaaaaatatagtttgatatgcctaaagtacagggtattagtaatacaaaatagccaggtttagcagagtaaaattctcaacatttccaaataagagctcgccattcagtgcttcacggggtttttcggaaacgaccatcagaaaaaaaatcattactaatttaataagtcctttttctaatatttacaacgatatttataaagataagaagacgcttttactggaacaagtactcattgtttctaataatgagcgcaaagtcctgaatttcgtcgactagtatcatcaattttgcattatttcgacttttcttgtaagagcgctcttaagttgCGTCAagctcattttgaacacctggcccgcttagcaacttctgctgttgaCTGTACAGTGAAACTGAAATCTTATATCTTATATAATTAAATTCAAAGTACGAGTTTCTCTTACACTTTACACCTGTAAAGTTAGACCTGTAACTTTGTcgtaattaggtacatataccaAAAGCCTTCccacttagagcatttagtaactggatatgtcatcgctgtcattttctttacgaaacagtctgccgatttttgcgggggaggtattgctatttctacatgatttgtacgtaacgtacaaatagccatgtcagtccatacaacaGTTTGCACAATgtggttggcaactgtcaaaggtttgcacagatggcgccatcatagcttgcacctttttctatgagatttggcttaaagggctggcatccagggtattaaaaaaacaaaaatttgacaattCTAgtgattgacagggcaagctatgatggcgccatctgctaaaaacttccaccggccaaccccattgtgcaagtttttcggcagaggggtaaaggcgactccagttattaaatgctctaagccttCCTACAATGGGTAATCTACTGAATATGTTACTAGAATGTGATACAAGTGCTGGCAAACTTTCACACTTGTCTTCTGGCTGATGGGATTGAATAACAACACGAAATAATCGATCACCCACCATCATATTTGCTGGGTTCCACTTCCTCGACGCCATCGCTTTCAATTTCCTCCATGTCATCGTCTTGCGGCGGGACGTCGTCAACGTTGTAATGCTTGAGACGAATGCTCACGTCGCGTCTGCTTAGAGACAGCACGTGCTCGCTTGTTATTATGTCTGAGAAGTTTATCTTCACTCGTTTTTGTCTGAAAGTAGAGAATTGAAAAGTTAGTGGAAATTATGTGGGCTAGTTTAGACGTGCCCAGTATAGgcttatagaccgaccgcttaaatgagtcctcgcctgcgcggtacgggggcgacggggtaggacgactaagggcggcggggaaggtgcgggcggcgtacgcctgccgcccgcgCCGCAAGGCGAGGACttatttaagcggtcggtcttaCTTTCGATTTTAGTTTCATAATTTATGCCGTATCACAAACTGCGAAAATACCGAGCACTGCTACAACATGAGACGTGACTTTATTACATCAACAATCTCAAACAAATTATGAAATCAGTCATACCTCTTCGTATCATCACTAACAATACAGGTCTTGATCATATCAACAACGTCTTTACTCCTAGTGGCTGCGCTCAAGATGGCTTTGTGTACCAAATTAGGGTTGTAAATAGCAGCGCCCGTTAGATCTAGTAAGCAGAGTTCCTTGTACTGGTTCATGCCGATAACTAGAAGGCCACCGCCGGTGTTGATGCCCTCGTCTGTACTGCTTGTACATACTGACTCTTCTATTAGACTGGGGTCTGATATAAGTATGCTGAAAGAGGAAAATGGGTCTTCAAACAATATGTGAAACGTAAGCGGTTCCGGTCCCTGTGTGAAACAATACAGTCTGAAGTCTCAAAATGCTTCACCCATTATgtataaggtgcaggggggcaggcgtggctcactccgcgatttcgtcgctttgctacaggtagctaaaagtaggtacatccgttccacaccaattttggtggctagccataagccgcgcgtggcgctgtcgccgcctagcggccatatctgtcctgatcgtaacagacgcgttttgttagggagtgagtcttctgtacctagtactattatttattctatggcaGGGGGCAATTTCGATTTcggggtaatttaaactaatcgaaatatcttccatgttttacattatctATTAACTAGAGCAGcagtcggcaaccttttagcagccaatggccacatactcgtagtagttaagagcgctcttacaagaaaagtcgaaataatgcaaaattgatgatactactcgacgaaattcaggactttgcgctcattattagaaacaatgagtacttgttccagtaaaagcgtcttcttatcttttgaAATATCGTTGTTATGTGTTACAAAATCACACATTGGTATGTGTGATTTTGTCAGACATtattgtttgacaatattacatacaaaatagccagaggggctcgcgggccgcaagtgagaggttgccgaccgctgaactagagtgccatatatgtccagatagtgaaaaagatgtgttgtatgtgactctagttaataatgtaaaacatggaagatatttcgattagtttaaattaccccCCTGCACATTATCAGTTAATTTGTACAGATTTCGTGTCATACTAAGAAATTAGGCTCACATCTCTTCTGCagacattaaaaaataaaggacTAAACTATAACCCCTAATTTTCTGATTGTATCCTTATCTAGGGATAAGGATGAGGATACCCCTTTGCCCActatggcacagaataaataatagtactatgtacagaagactcactctctaacaaaacgcgtctgttacgatcaggacagatatggccgctaggtggcgacagcgccacgcgcggcttatagctagccaccaaaattggtgtggaacggatgtacttgtagctacctgtagcaaagcgacgaaatcgcggagtgaaccACGCCTGTCTATGGGTGGTGGCGTTAATCAGAAACTTAAGCTTGTTTACCGGCCAAAGcgcaaggtcctacctatagtacctcttcagttcgatgaatTTTAAATCCTATTCAATCGGAACAGAGTCGcctttgctttgtttcgttcaattttccaaCAACGCAAATATCAACTCTATTTCATAGACTATAGGTTCTAATTTCaatggcaaattttggatttttcatttgtatggctgggccctaGGAGGCTACTACACATCGCACCAATAAACAAGTTCCCTATGGCGCTTAGCACACTGGATccgattcgcacgtcgctccgatATTTGAGCGAGACAACGCTATGCGCGTGTATGACCCTTCTGTCCGCCAAGAATGTTTTAGCTAGCTTGGGAATGAGGCCAATTACCTGACAAAATTTTAAGTTTATGAAGTAACGACAACGCTCATGTGACATTCACCTTTTGGGGCACCCATAGCTTAAAAGTGATCACTACTATGGTTTCGTATTTTAGTGGGGGTTGACTATCTCTTAGATGAGGGTTATACTATGGAGTCATCATAGTTGAGTGTCAGGGCTTAATTGGATAATCGATAATGTAACAATTAGCCAATGGAATTTCCAACAATTGTAGTACTTAATGTTATTGACATTAATTTCTATTCACCAATTTTGTAAGCCTATCGGGGGCGGTGCAGACTCTGTATGGAAGCAGAGTATGCTcttgcctaatgcgtactcgtgaccTAATCCTGGGCGGACACATATTGCGCCCGGAGGAGGTAAAGTCTCTCGAGATCAAAAAGATCCTGCAGCTGTTTGAAGTTGCAGgtttggatcgagagttgtagtaggtggcgatcacaatagatcaggaatggtcgcagtgatacataggctttggagccttatatagcccctaaaaagaagaagaagaagatgccTATCTGAGCAGGTACCTTCACCATACTCCCCGCACAATTTAACAAGCATATTACATTGCAAGGACAGGGCTTATAATTAATAAACAAGTCATAGAAGAAGCCCCTAAGTTACCTATTTGAAGGTCACTGATAACAGTGATAACTACCTAACTTAATCCTATAACAGAAATCAATACTTACTCATTACTAAATATAGCGAAAGTCAGGCATACTGGATAGTGATATAGCACAGTGGGAATGGGATCCTTTTCTGACATAGTGTGTATAGTGACAGCGTCGCCGTTGCGCGTGACGTCAGGTCTCTTGAAATGAGCGAGCGCTGTGAGTGCTGCTATGCTGGCACATTCGATGAGGTTCCCAGCATGGTTTAGGacttttatgtctatgcgtagTGACCACACCTGAAATGTTTAAGGGAGAGTATTTAGAGAAGTATATAGCCAGTGGTTTGGCATGGCAGGAGAATGTAGgcaccatacaaaataataggtttttttataagCCATAAATTGTATGTGTACTTAGAGTACTTACATGTTGATGTTAGGCAATAAAGTGAGAATCAATAAAATTTTACCCAGTGGGTGGTTTTTATTTGTCATAGGAAGAAAGAGTTGGAGGCTTTGCTCACACTAGCAATAAACCCTCAGTAAGGAGAGTATCCAATTTTAccagttttttaattttttgagtAACTATCGTATAGTCTTAAGTTTGCTTGTATTATATGTTGTTTTCTGGTCGAAAGGTTAAACTGCCACCATGCATGGCTAACTTTCCAATGCCAATGAGAGTAATGGCAATAGCACATCATAACACCACTAATACCACACAGCAAATAtggtaatgttatttatttaatttcacgAATGGGTCTACCgaaatataatttcattgtttttaccttgaGGTAAAAATTGTTTGCGATATCATAATCATATtgtggtagacccgtttgtgtaattaaatatgtgtacaaaacgcgagagtttaacactttcagtgccaagAACCTGCTAGTtgggttcattttgtattggaaatgggGCGCTTGGTACTTACTGAAAGTGTTAAACTGTTAAATATGGTAACAGTAAATTGTTAAATGCTACCTTTTCTTCCGCAACAATACAAAGTGTCTCCAAATCAATACATTTTGAATCCTTATAGCATTTCTCAAGCAGTCTATTTAGATACACAGAGAGGTCTGTCTGGCGGTTCGCTTCGAACTGAGGGGCCGCCATGGGGCTCAACTCCACATTTATGTACAAAATACCCTCATTTGGTCTTGTGGCCTTCGGCTGCACAACTTCACAAGAAACTTGTGCTAGAACTCTAAAAGAAAAATTGATGATTGGTTTTGCGATTTGAcaattgcgtttttattttattagcttTCCTCACGCACAAAAGCGCTGCTTTGTCCGAGGCACATTTACACTGGCCGTattgtgcgcgaggaaattgcctcgcgcgtttgctcgctctgtgtggacctgGCTATTTACAATTTGCTCATGCTCATATTGCTGCTACTGGTGACACATCTCCACAGatcatgatgaggcatgatgaggGCAGTGAGTGTTTTTACTTAGATTTACCTCACCATTATTCTGTGGGCATGGATTGTCTCTCATCTGAGATCCTACCACAACAGGTACAGGCAAAATGTGTATACACTCACTGCTCACTGCTGCTGCTGGTATTTTGACAACCGTCTTGAAAACGTCTTCGACACCGATCTCAGGAAGTGTCAAAAGCATGAGAGGAATTTATACGATGCCTCTGCTCAGTGCTCAAAACGACTACCCTACGCAGCAGCAAATTGTAATGTAAACAGCTCAAGGGTAGGCTATTTGTTGAACTTACTTTGTCTCGCCCAGAGACACAATACAACAACCGTATTGAGAACCAAATGCTATATCCACATTTCTACTTTCATTATAACTTCTTCCATCGAGACGCTGTAATAAGAAAGTATATTAGTTTTAGAAGTTTATACTTGATAAACTAGGAGCCAGTTTGTTTAGTTTTGTAGATGACTTACATGTCCTTCTGAAATAATTCTTTGTATAAAGCTCTTTTCGCAGTTAGACAAAAAAGATTCCCTCATTTTGAAAAATGTTATACAGAAAgttataagtttatttttggttggtgtagtattttatttaacgaaatataaCCTCTTCCCTAAGTTTGGTTGCTACGTcaacttgacattgacattgtttttttttaatctcattGCGCTCCTAGCACATTCGCATTCAGCCAAATGAGGGAAACGGGGAATCGGATATAAACAGAAGAATATAAAGGTACCGCGACCTTGGGGCGGTGCGATAGTCAAGTGTGTTACCAGTTAAAGTCTTTAACTGATACTTTGGAATTATTGTTTAGTGTACATgcggtttattttatttttatacagtaTACCGaagactttattattattatttgtatctccgttacaaactctcgggtttttaagcccggtgatttataaggcgtgcgtggggatatagattagggatgtaccgactagtcgccgactagtcgggaaagccgactatccggccacatttgtagtcggcgattagtcggcgactagtcggcagaaatggccgattagtcggcactttattagtgaaagaaaaacagaaaaaatagaaatcaacagtcaatatttaccatacgttttatgtttattttactaaaatatctattcagggttgcatacgaaaacttttgttcatataattgaccgtttgatcgttatcgtatgttggggGGCTGgttttttcctctacaggtcgatctcaactgattctcgtgtaatttcatgtgcaagttctatagttaattttttattatcattattcagattttgttttttttttaatggtggagccacgaggaactattaatgttattgctaaatttagagacttagacagggcacgttgctcgtaaagacgctgaccacaggggataggttcttaactggcgactacgtacgggaaatagagccttggaaatacctcctacaagctgtactgacggtctgctcaggatcgcaaaataaaagatctaaagacagaaattgaacgaggattattgtgataggtctttgaacctgtagagaacaccttttagccaagctaatatgatgaatagcgcaaccaaaggagcaaaaatatagtttttcacctgaacatatacgaaactaatgatctggccgactagctgactagtcggccgactaatcggccattcgagcgccgattagtcggctagtcggctagtcggccaaatcaatagtcggtacatcactaatataGATATAGAGAGAACgcgtagaggccgtttggagagctttgatgtcatgtagaacgcctgctggaacccattcacgggtacataaatagatacccgtaaaccggtttcagcaggcattgggagctattatagaaaaatggaaagagtcctggtctatggtttaaatttgggtGGAAAATAAATCTGGGTTATTGCTAAGagttccggacacctgccataacattgtgttatacagtgttatcgaggcaggcggtgactcgccacTCTTTAGATGGGCTCCTGATGCGCCATCTTAAAGACGGCCAGGCGCAACACCGGCGTTAGCGGCTCAGGGATGTCGAGAGGTGGTGCTGCGCTTTCTCCGAAGTTACTCGCGGCGTTATGCCCTttaacacttccacccctggagcatatagctctagcgactcctctctggacggccaatgaaggcaagccagagctgagagtcctgcgggggtccccttggggtccactccgaccgacgaagacacgccgaagacggagaccctgaccgactctcgggagcactcgggtccgtggggtcgttactccccaacagctcgccacaagctgccctgcgggcttattattattattattctgtaAGCAGGCAGGCAGTTGTGACAACTGATATTGCCTGTATCCAGTAATCATGGCCAGTTATCGTTGACAAGTAGATGTATAGGTGTGTttgtctaatttatttttaaattggttCACATTTTGTGCTGAAACCACATCTTCGGGGAGTTTGTTCCAAGCCCTCACTACTCGGTTGCTCAAAAAGTGTTTGTATGGGTTACTGTGGGACCTATGCCTTTCTAACTTTAAGTGATGACCTCTCAGACGGGTGTTGTTGTTGCGCTAGAAAATCTCATGAAAATCCTTGAGGTCATAGTGCCCAGACACTAGACAGTATTTTATACGTCACCACGTTCTCTGCGGTGCTTAAGAGTAGTGAGCTTCAGTTCCAGCAGTCTCTCCTCATATGGCTTGTTCTTAAGTTGCCTTGGTAGTTTCGTGAAACTCCGTTGAACCTTCTCCAGCATATCTATGTCCTTGGCAAAGTAAGGACT
It encodes the following:
- the LOC134806508 gene encoding exosome complex component RRP45, which codes for MRESFLSNCEKSFIQRIISEGHRLDGRSYNESRNVDIAFGSQYGCCIVSLGETKVLAQVSCEVVQPKATRPNEGILYINVELSPMAAPQFEANRQTDLSVYLNRLLEKCYKDSKCIDLETLCIVAEEKVWSLRIDIKVLNHAGNLIECASIAALTALAHFKRPDVTRNGDAVTIHTMSEKDPIPTVLYHYPVCLTFAIFSNDILISDPSLIEESVCTSSTDEGINTGGGLLVIGMNQYKELCLLDLTGAAIYNPNLVHKAILSAATRSKDVVDMIKTCIVSDDTKRQKRVKINFSDIITSEHVLSLSRRDVSIRLKHYNVDDVPPQDDDMEEIESDGVEEVEPSKYDVVSAVPQTAEVVSQKSASGWVEVSSESEEDCTVVE